The Miscanthus floridulus cultivar M001 chromosome 7, ASM1932011v1, whole genome shotgun sequence genome includes a region encoding these proteins:
- the LOC136464975 gene encoding cytochrome P450 89A2-like produces MEEYGTWPLLLLSLAASLLFLLYYRTHGGHRKNSTPRSEGNGRRLPPDPLTLLFVAKFLSLRWFVFDLGPLLRELHVRHGPVISLCLLFTTHVFIADRHLAHAALVQGGSIS; encoded by the coding sequence ATGGAGGAATACGGCACCTGGCCCCTACTGCTCCTATCACTTGCAGCCTCACTCCTCTTCTTGCTCTACTACCGcacccatggcggccaccgcaAGAACTCAACACCCCGCAGTGAGGGTAATGGCCgccggctccctcctgacccgcTAACGCTGCTCTTCGTGGCCAAGTTCCTGTCCCTCCGGTGGTTCGTCTTCGACCTAGGCCCGCTCCTCCGGGAGTTGCACGTGCGGCACGGCCCCGTCATCTCCCTCTGCCTCCTCTTCACCACGCACGTCTTCATCGCCGACCGCCACTTGGCGCACGCCGCCCTTGTCCAGGGTGGCTctattagttga